A genomic segment from Salvelinus alpinus chromosome 8, SLU_Salpinus.1, whole genome shotgun sequence encodes:
- the LOC139583460 gene encoding protein shisa-2 encodes MVGMWGGGGLPMSVTVVVTLLLAIIDVKASGEYCHGWHDTQGTWREGFQCPEKFDAEDAIICCGKCELRYCCSRNEARLDQGTCDNDKQAQQPGTDSKENKETGAVPIYVPFLIVGSVFVAFVLVGSVVAVCCCHCLRPKQELSSGGGGGGGSGGGRLLETIPMMASVGTSRGSSSRQSSTATSSSSSAPPAQVPRPAPQPMMRAQASCCLPPDASVFVNMPTNFSVLNCQQATQIMPHQGQFIHPQYIGYATHHMSPPQGVYLDPTQGGYRQLQSPYPPPTSVASVNSEQKYPPVTV; translated from the exons ATGGTCGGGATGTGGGGTGGCGGAGGTCTCCCAATGTCTGTCACCGTGGTTGTGACTCTGCTCCTGGCTATTATTGACGTGAAGGCGAGTGGGGAGTACTGTCACGGTTGGCATGACACCCAGGGCACATGGAGAGAGGGCTTCCAGTGTCCGGAGAAGTTCGATGCTGAGGATGCCATCATCTGCTGCGGGAAATGCGAACTGCGGTACTGCTGCTCCAGGAATGAAGCACGGCTGGACCAGGGGACTTGTGATAACGACAAGCAAGCCCAGCAACCGGGCACCGACAGCAAAGAGAACAAGGAGACGGGCGCAG TACCCATCTACGTTCCCTTCCTGATCGTGGGCTCTGTGTTCGTGGCCTTCGTCCTGGTGGGTTCCGTGGTTGCCGTTTGTTGTTGCCACTGTCTCCGCCCCAAACAGGAACTGTCGTCAGGGGGCGGGGGAGGAGGCGGGTCTGGTGGCGGCCGTCTCCTGGAGACCATTCCCATGATGGCTAGCGTGGGCACGTCTCGCGGTTCCTCTTCCCGCCAATCAAGCACGGCCACCTCGTCCAGTTCCTCTGCCCCTCCTGCCCAGGTGCCTCGCCCGGCCCCTCAGCCCATGATGCGTGCCCAGGCCTCCTGCTGTCTCCCTCCAGACGCCAGTGTCTTCGTCAACATGCCGACCAACTTCTCCGTGCTCAACTGCCAGCAGGCCACCCAGATCATGCCCCACCAGGGACAGTTCATCCACCCCCAGTACATCGGCTATGCCACCCACCACATGTCCCCACCCCAGGGGGTCTACCTGGACCCCACCCAGGGGGGCTACAGACAGCTGCAGTCCCCCTACCCCCCACCCACCAGTGTGGCCAGTGTCAACAGCGAGCAGAAGTACCCTCCAGTAACAGTTTAA